CCGCCCGCCCGCTCGCCGCGCTCGCGCCTGGCGATCAGCACCGGCAGCCAGAGCGCCAGAGCGAGCGCGCCGAGCGCGGCCCAGATGCCCAGGCCGTAGCGCCAGTCGCCGCCGAGGGAGCTGGTCAGCGGCACGGTGACGGCGGCGGCCAGCGCGGTGCCGGCGGACAGCGCCATCGAGTAGAGGCCGATCATCGGCCCGACCTTCTCCGGGAAGTACCGCTTGATCACCACCGGGATCAGCACGTTGGAGACGGCCACGCCGGCCAGCGCGAGCGCGGTCAGCAGCAGGAAGACCGCGGTGCCGCCGGCGAAGGAGCGGGCCAGCACGCCGGCGGTGATCGCGCCCATGCCGGCGGTGATCACCGCGATCGGGCCGATCCGCCGGGCCATGGTGGGCGCGGCGAAGCCGAACAGGCCGAAGCAGAGCGAGGGTACGGCGGTGAGCAGCCCGGCGAGGGTGGGGTTCATCCCGAGGTCGGCGCGGACCTGGTCGAGCAGCGGTCCGAGGCTGGTGACCACGGGACGCAGGTTGAAGGCGGCGGCGGCGATCGCGACGGCGAACAGCCAGACCGAGTACCTGGCGGAGGGGGTGGAAGGGGCGGGTCCGGCGGGCCGCTCGGTCTGCGGCCGGGCGTCGTTCCGCCGGGGAACGGTGGTGTCTGCTGCGGGCATACGGGCCATCATAGAATGATGGGATGAATTGATGCACCTCGGAATTGGCATGATGTGCCGACCGTTCATCCACCGGCCACCTCCCACCCAGGCCCCACCCGAGCCGTAGCCGCAAGGAGTCCCCGTGGCGCTGTCCTCGCCGAGGCGCACCCCGCTGTCCGACCAGGTGATCGCGCAGCTGCGTGCCCAGATCACGTCCGGGGAGTGGCCGGTAGGCTCCCGCATCCCCACCGAGGCCGCCCTGGTCGAGCAGCTGGGCGTCGCCCGAAACACCGTCCGCGAGGCCGTCCGCGCCCTCGCGCACAACGGCCTGCTCGACATCCGGCAGGGCTCCGGCACGTACGTCCTGGCCACCAGCGAGCTCGCCGGAGTGATGCACCGCCGCTTCGCCGACGCCGACCAGGCGCAGGTCGCCGAGCTGCGGGCGGCGCTGGAGACCTCCGCGGCGGGCCTTGCCGCCCAGCGCCGCACCGAACGCGACCTAGAGCTGCTGGACGGCGCCCTGGCCCGCCGGGAGGCCGCCTGGCGCTCCGGCGAGGCCGAGGACTTCATCCAGGCCGACGCCGCCTTCCACCAGGCCGTGGTGGCCGCCGCCCACAACGACGTGCTGCTCGCCGTCTACGCCGACCTCGGCGAGGTCACCCGCGCACACCTGCGGCACGACGTCGGCCCGGAGCTGATCGCCGAGCGCTACATCGGCCACGACACCATCCTGGACGCCATCCGGGCCGGCGACGCCCAGCGCGCCTCGATCGAGGCCGGCCGCGCCATCGGCGCCTGCGGGACGGCCGAGGCGGCGGCCCAGGTGGCCCTGGCCGCCCAGGCGGCAGCCGACGCGGCGACCCAGGCAGCCCAGGCGCTCCGGACGCCCCAGGCGTAGACCCAGGCGCCCCGGGCGTAGACCCAGGCGCCCCGACCCCGTCCCCCGCCCCGAACACGACGTACGCCGCTGCCCGGCACCCCACGAGGGGTACCGGGCAGCGGCGTACGGGCGGAGCGGAGCGTCAGGCGCCGATGGCGTGCAGACCGCCGTCGACGTGGATGATCTCGCCGGTGGTCTTCGGGAACCAGTCCGACAGCAGCGCGACGATGCCGCGGCCGGCCGGCTCCGGGTCGCTCAGGTCCCACTTCAGCGGGGAGCGGTGGTTCCAGGTGTCGGCCAGGTCGCCGAAGCCCGGGATGGACTTGGCGGCCATCGAGCCGATCGGGCCGGCCGAGATCAGGTTGCAGCGGATGTCCCGCTCGCCCAGGTAGCGCGCCAGGTAGCGGTTGGTCGACTCCAGGGCGGCCTTGGCCGGGCCCATCCAGTCGTACTGCGGCCAGGCGTACTGCGCGTCGAAGGTCAGGCCGACGACCGAGCCGCCGTCCTGCATCAGCGGCAGCAGCGCCATGGTCAGCGACTTCAGCGAGAACGCCGAGACGTTCATCGCGGTGGCCACCGACTCCCACGGGGTGTTCAGGAAGTTGCCGCCCAGGGCGTCCTGCGGGGCGAAGCCGATCGAGTGGACGATGCCGTCCAGGGTCGGCAGGTGCTCGCGGACCTGGTCGGCGATGCCCGCCAGGTCCTCCTCGCTGGAGACGTCCAGCGACAGGACCTTGACCGGCTTCGGCAGCTTCTTGGCGATCCGCTCGGTCAGGCTCGGGCGCGGGAAGGCGGTGAGGATGATCTCCGCGCCCTGCTCCTGCGCGAGCTTCGCGGTGTGGAAGGCGATGGAGGACTCCATCAGCACACCGGTGATCAGGATCCGCTTGCCTTCGAGGATTCCACTCATGTTCAGTGACCCATGCCCAATCCGCCGTCGACGGGAATGACGGCTCCGGTGATGTACGCGGCCTCGTCCGACCCGAGGAACCGCACGGTGGAGGCGACCTCGGCGGGCGCCGCGTACCGGCCGAGCGGCACGTCCGCAACGATCTGCGCGCGGCGCTCATCGGTGAGCACGGCGGTCATGTCGGTGTCGACGAAGCCGGGCGCGACCACGTTGACGGTGATGTTGCGCGGGCCGAGTTCGCGCGCCAGCGACCGGGCGAAGCCCACCAGGCCGGCCTTGGAGGCGGCGTAGTTGGACTGGCCCGGCGAGCCGGACAGGCCCACCACGGAGGAGATCAGCACGACGCGGCCCTTCCGGGCGCGCATCATCAGCTTCGACGCGCGCTTGACCACCCGGAAGGTGCCGGTCAGGTTGGTGTCCACGACGGAGGTGAAGTCCTCCTCCGACATGCGCAGCAGCAGGGTGTCGTTGGTGATGCCCGCATTGGCGACCAGCACCTCGACCGCGCCGTGCTTCTGCTCGATCTCGGTGAAGGCGGCGTCGACCTGCGCGGCGTCCGTGATGTCACAGCGGACGGCGAGGACGTCGTACTTCGCCAGGGCCTCGGGCACCTCGCCCGAGCGGCTGGTGATGGCCACCTTGTCGCCCGCCTCGGCGAAGGCCTGGGCGATCGCGAGGCCGATGCCCCGGTTTCCTCCGGTGACGAGAACCGAGCGGCTCAACGATCCACCTCTCTCCGTGTGTGAGCGCGTACGTCGGAATGCGTACGCAGTGTGACGCTATCGGGCGGTCGGCGGTGGCGGCGCATCGGTCTCCCACAGCGCCGCACCTAAGGAACTGTCGCAATCCGACAATCCGCGCCCGCCGCCCCGCCGGGGCCCGGGACAGCGCCGCAGGCCCGGGCAGTGACTCGATCGGGGCGACTGTACGGGAACAACACGGGCGGGTGCGCCCGTTGCCCCCCGTGGGTAGGGACCGGCCCGGGACCTGCCGTACCGTTCACCCGACCCGTCCCGGCGAACGACGAAGGCAGAGCAGCGGATGACCAAGGCACGGCCCGGGGGCACCCCCCGACGCGGACGACTGCTGGCCCTCGCCTCCCTGGCGGCCGGCCTGGGCACGGCCGGCTGGGCACTGCGCGACCTGCCGGCGGCGTTCGGGCGGCGGCCGGACGGCGAGCGCGAGGAGCGGGTGCGCAACTCCCCGCAGTACCGCGACGGCGTCTTCCACAACGCGCCCTCCACGCTCGCCCGCAGCGCCGGGGCGCCCGGCTTCGACGGCGCCACCGCGCGCCGGATGCTCTTCGAGCGTGAGGGCCGCGTCCCGGCCCACCCGGTGCCGACCGTCCGCCCGGCCACCCCGCCGGGGCCGCCCGCCGAGGGCGTGGAGATCACCTGGTACGGCCACGCCTCCGCGCTGGTGGAGATCGAGGGCTTCCGGGTGCTGCTCGACCCGATCTGGAGCGAGCGCTGCTCCCCGTCCGCGCACATCGGCCCCAAGCGGCTGCACCCGGTGCCGGTCGAGCTGGAGGAGCTGCCGCCGGTCGACGCCGTACTGATCTCGCACGACCACTACGACCACCTGGACATGGCGACGGTCAAGCGCCTGGTGCGCAGCCAGTCCGCGCCCTTCGCGGTGCCGCTCGGCATCGGCGCCCACCTGCGCCGCTGGGGCGTCCCGGAGCACCGGATCATCGAGCTGGACTGGGACGAGACCTGCAACCTGGGCGAGCTGGTGCTCACCCTGACCTCCGCGCACCACTTCTCCGGCCGCGGCCTGACCCGCAACACCACCCTGTGGGGCTCCTGGGTGATCGCCGGCCCGAACCGCAGGGTCTTCTACACCGGCGACTCCGGCTACTTCGAGGGCTACGCCCGGATCGGCGAGCAGCACGGCCCGTTCGACGCCGCGCTGGTCCAGATCGGCGCCTACGACGAGGCCTGGGCGGACATCCACATGACCCCGGAGGACGCCGTCCTCGCGCACCGGGACCTCACCGCCGGCCTGCTGGTGCCCGTCCACTGGTGCACCTTCAACCTCGGCCTGCACCGCTGGGCCGAGCCGATCGAGCGGCTGGTGACGGAGGCGAAGGAGCACGCCGTCCCGCTGGCCGTGCCGCGCCCCGGCGAGCGGGTGGACGTCGACAACCCGCCGGAGCTCGACAGCTGGTGGGAGTCCGTCGGCTGACGCCCCCTCCCGAAGGCCGGCCGGCGCGCCGCCCGGCCGTGAGCCAGTGCCCCGGCGCGCCCGCGCCGACCTGGCGCCGGGCCTGGCCGAAACCGCAGCGCACCGGTCGAAATGCGCTGGCCGGAAAGCCGGTGGACGGGAAATGATGCGGTGTGGCTGCCCCTGTGGCACCACACCGTCACCCTCCGCGACCTGGGAGCCCGATTGCCTCCGATCCTTCCGGCCGACCGCGCCGGCGCCGCGCCCGGGCGCGCCGTCGACCCGCTGTTCCTCGCCCTGCCGCTGCACACCCTCGCCGACGCCGCCCTCGCCCGGGCCCGCGAACTCGGCGCGAGCCACGCCGACTTCCGCCTGGAGCGGATCCGCAGCGCCTCCTGGCGGCTGCGCGACGCCCGCCCGGCCGGCACCTCCGACAGCGTGCAACTCGGCTTCGCCGTGCGGGTGCTGCTGGACGGCGCCTGGGGCTTCGCCGCCGGTGTCGACCTCGACCCCGGCACGGCGGCCCGGGTCGCCGAGCAGGCCGTCGCGGTGGCCCGGCTCTCCGGCGGGATCAGCCGGGCGGCCGGCTCCGCCGAGCGGGTCGAGCTGGCCGAGGAGCCGGTCCACCGGGACGTCACCTGGGTCTCCTCGTACGAGGTCAACCCGTTCGAGGTGCCGGACGCCGAGAAGACGGCGCTGCTCGCCGAGCGCAGCGCCCGACTGCTGGCCGCCGAGGGCGTCTCGCACGTCCAGGCGGCGCTGCAGACGGTCCAGGAGAACAAGTTCTACGCGGACACCGCAGGCACGGTGACGACCCAGCAGCGGATCCGGCTGGAGTCCAAGCTGGAGGCCACCTCGGTCGACGAGCGCACCGGTGCCTTCGACTCGATGCGCACCCTGGCCCCGCCGGTCGGCCGTGGCTACGAGTACCTGACCGGTACCGAGTGGGACTGGGACGCGGAGCTCGCCGAACTGCCCGCCCTGCTGGCCGAGAAGATGAAGGCGCCGAGCGTCCGGGCCGGCCGCTACGACCTGGTGATCGACCCGTCCAACCTCTGGCTGACCATCCACGAGTCGATCGGCCACGCCACCGAGCTGGACCGCGCGCTCGGCTACGAGGCCGCCTACGCCGGCACCTCCTTCGCCACCTTCGACCGGCTCGGCTCCCTCAGGTACGGCTCGGAGCTGATGCACGTCACCGGCGACCGCACCGCCGAGCACGGCCTGTCCACCATCGGATACGACGACGAGGGCGTCGCCACCCAGTCCTGGGACCTGATCCGCGACGGCGTCCTGGTCGGCTACCAACTCGACCGCGGCATGGCCAAGTTGAAGGGCTTCGAGCGCTCCAACGGCTGCGCCTTCGCGGACTCCCCCGCGCACGTCCCGGTGCAGCGGATGGCCAACGTCTCGCTGCAGCCCGCCGCCGACGGCCCGGACACCCAGGGCCTGTTCGCCGGAGTGGAGAACGGCCTGTACATCGTCGGCGACCGCTCCTGGTCGATCGACATGCAGCGCTACAACTTCCAGTTCACCGGCCAGCGGGCCTACGCCATCAAGAACGGCGAACTCGCGGGCCAGGTCAAGGACTTCGCCTACCAGGCCACCACCACCGACTTCTGGGGCTCGATGGCCGCGGTCGGCGGCCCGCAGACGTACGTGCTCGGCGGCGCCTTCAACTGCGGCAAGGCGCAGCCCGGCCAGATCGCGGCGGTCAGCCACGGCTGTCCGTCGGCGCTGTTCCGCAACGTCAACGTGCTCAACACCCAGCAGGAGGCGGGTCACTGATGGCCGCGATGCAGCCCCACGAACTCGTCGAGCTGGCGCTCGGCCTCTCCCGCGCCGACGGCTGCGTGGTGATCGCCGACGAGGAGTCCACCGCCAACCTGCGCTGGGCGGCCAACGCCCTGACCACCAACGGCGTCACCCGCGGCCGCCGGCTGACCGTGATCGCCACCGTGGCCGGCGCCGATGGCACCGCCTCCGGCGTGGTCTCCCGCGAGGCCGTCACGCCGGAGGAGGTGGAGTCCCTGGTGCGCGCCGCCGAGGAGGCCGCCCGCGCGGCCGGCCCGGCCGAGGACGCCCAGCCCCTGGTCGCCGACCGGCCGCCGTCCCCGGACTTCACCCGGCCGCCCGCGCAGACCTCGATCGAGGTGTTCGAGGCCTTCGGTCCGGCCCTCGGCGAGGCCTTCGCCCGCGCCGCCGCGCAGGGCGAGCTGCTGTACGGCTTCGCCCGGCACGAGCTCGTCACCAGCTACCTGGGCAGCTCCACCGGCCTGCGGCTGCGCCACGACCAGCCGACCGGCATGGTCGAGATCAACGCCAAGACCGCCGACCTGTCCGGTTCTGCCTGGGTCGGCGCCGCCACCCGGGACTTCACCGACATCGACCTCCCGGCCCTGCACACCGAGCTGACCAAGCGCCTCGGCTGGGGCGCCCGCAAGGTGGACCTGCCGGCCGGCCGCTACGAGACGCTGCTGCCGCCCTCGGCCGTCGCCGACCTGCTGATCTGCCTCAACTGGGCCTCCGGCGGCCGGGACGCCCACGAGGGCCGGACGGTCTTCTCCAAGCCCGGCGGCGGCACCCGGGTCGGCGACAAGCTCAGCGGCCTGCCGCTGACGCTGCGCTCCGACCCGTACGAGCCCGACCTGCAGGCCGCGCCGTTCGTCCTGGCGCACTCCAGCGGCGGGGACGTCTCGGTCTTCGACAACGGCCAGCCGGTCGCCGCCACCGAGTGGATCCGCGAGGGCGTGCTGCACGAGCTGATCACCAGCCGCCACGCGGCCGGCCTCACCGGCCTCCCGGTGCGCCCGGCCATCGACAACCTGGTGCTGGAGACGGCCGAGCAGGAGTCGGCGCCGACGCTGGACGAGATGATCGCCCGCACCGAACGCGGCCTGCTGCTCACCTGCCTCTGGTACATCCGCGAGGTGGACCCGGCGACGCTGCTGCTCACCGGCCTCACCCGGGACGGCGTCTACCTGGTGGAGAACGGCGAGGTCGTCGGCGCGGTCAACAACTTCCGGTTCAACGAGTCCCCGGTCGACCTGCTCGGCCGGATCACCGAGGTGGGCCGCACCGAACGCTGCCTGCCCCGCGAGTGGAACGACTACTTCACCCGCACCGCGATGCCACCCGTGCGTGTCGCGGACTTCAACATGAGTTCGGTCAGCCAGGCCTCTTAGCCGCTGACCCACGGGGGGATACGAGAGACATGATGGACGAGAAACGGCTGGTCAAGACGAGCAAGATGCTCTCGCGCATCCTGCGGCACGACCCGGACCGGGTGGGCGTCACGCTGGACGAGGCCGGCTGGGTCCGGATCGACGCGCTGCTCACCGCGCTCGCGGCGAAGGGCAACCGGCTGACCAAGGCCGAGCTGGACCACGTCGTGGCCACCAACAACAAGCGCCGCTTCGGCTACTCGCCGGACGGTCTCTCGATCCGTGCGAACCAGGGCCACACGGTGGCGGTCGACCTCGGTCTGGCCGCCGCCGTACCGCCCCACGTGCTCTACCACGGCACCGCCGACCGGCACCTGGCGGCGATCTTCCGCGAGGGCCTGCGCCCGATGGCCCGCCAGGACGTCCACCTCTCGGCGGACACCGAGACGGCCACCAGGGTCGGCGCCCGGCACGGCCGCCCGGTGGTGCTGACCGTCAACGCGGCCGCGATGACGGCGGCCGGCCACGAGTTCCGGCTCAGCGAGAACGGCGTCTGGCTCACCGACGCCGTGCCCCCGCAGTACCTCTCCCGGCGCTCCTGACGCCGATCTCCCCGAAGGGCCTGTCCGCTCCGCCGGACAGGCCCTTCGCGCACCCGACCGGGTGCGTCCGCCCCACCCGGTCTCGTCGCCGCGACCACCCCGGCGTACCGTGAGGAGGCCGCGCGGCACGGCGCGCGGGGGTGTGACGAGGGCGGTAGGACACATGGGCAAGAGCGCCGGCGACGGCCAGGTCTTCCGGATCACGGGAGCGCGCAGCAGCCTCAGCGAGGACGTCCGGGGGCGCCAGCGCCGCTACGTCATCTCGATGCTGCTCCGTACGGTCTGCGTGCTGCTCGCGGTGGTGCTGTGGGACGTCCAGCGGTGGCTGGCGTTCGGGGCGCTGGCGGGCGCCGTGCTGCTGCCGTACTTCGCGGTGCTGATCGCCAACGCGGGCCGGGAGCGGGCACCGGGCCTGCCGAGCACCTTCGACATCCCGCTGGACACCCCGCTGATGCTGGGCCCCGGCGGTAAGGGTGGGGCTGGTGCGGCAGGCGGTACAGGAGAGGCAAAGGCCGCTGCCACCGATCCTTCACAGGACGTGAACTGACCGTCCTTTTCACCCCGCTTCACCCCCGTACGGCTCCGGGAAAGCTCAAAAGAAGCTCAGATTAATCATGCAAGACCTCCCCAACCGAGGGTCCTGGCGTGACATACTGCGTACGCGCTCCGCATCCCCCGTCGGAGCGACGGACCGACGCCGGGCGGCTCCCCCCGTGGCTGCCCGGCGTCGCCATGCCCGGACCCGGAGGCCTCGGCCGGACGCCTCCGGCGCAGGCTTCGAGCGGGCCCTTCGAACGCGCGTGACAGACTGGCGGTGCCGACCTTCCCGCCTACCGTTGAGGACGCCCGATGGACACCCCGCAGCCGCCGATCTGCTCCGCCAAGGGCTGCCGGGCGGACGCCGGCTGGGTACTGGTGTGGAACAACCCCAAGTTGCACACCCCGGACCGCCGCAAGACCTGGCTCGCCTGCGACGAGCACCGCGAGCACCTGTCCCAGTTCCTCGGCGTGCGCGGCTTCCTCAAGGAGGTCGTCGCCTTCGCCGACTGGACCCCGGAAGCCCCCGGGGCGTCGGCCTAGCCCCCGAAGGCCCGTCCCAGTCGGGCCCGTCCCAGCCGCCGAAGGGCCGCCCCGCCGCCGAAGGCCGTCCTAGCCGCCGATCGCCGACATCGGCCGCTCGGGCTGCAGGAACTCCGGGTCGTCGATCCCGGCCCCGGCCTTCTTGCCCCACATCGCCGCCCGCCACAGCGCGGCCAGCTCGGCGTCGTCCGCGCCCGAGCGCAGCGCGCTGCGCAGGTCGGTCTCCCCGGTGGCGAACAGGCAGTTGCGCACCTGCCCGTCGGCGGTCAGCCGGGTTCGGTCGCAGGCCCGGCAGAACGGCCGGGTGACGGAGGCGATCACGCCCACCCGGCCCGGTCCGCCGTCCACCAGCCAGCGCTCGGCGGGCGCCGCGCCCCGGGCGGCCGGCTCCGGGGTGAGCGTGAAGCGGGCGCGGAGCAGGTCGAGGATCTCCGTCGCGGTGACCATCGAGGAGCGGTCCCAGCCGTGCTGGGCGTCCAGCGGCATCTGCTCGATGAAGCGCAGCTCGTAGCCCCGCTCCAGGCACCAGGCCAGCAGGTCGGCCGCCTCGTGGTCGTTGACCCCGCGCATCAGCACCGCGTTCAGCTTCACCGGTGCCAGCCCGGCGGCCTCGGCTGCGGCCAGCCCGTCCAGCACGTCCTGGTGCCGGTGGCGGCGGGTGAGGGTGTGGAACACCTCGGGGTCGAGGGTGTCCAGCGAGACGTTGACCCGGTCGAGCCCGGCCTCGCGCAGCGCCGTGGCGGTGCGGGCCAGTCCGATGCCGTTGGTGGTCAGCGAGAGTTCGGGGCGCGGCTCCAGCTCCGAGCAGGCGGCCACCACGGCGACCAGCCCGGGGCGCAGCAGCGGTTCGCCGCCGGTGAAGCGGACCTCGCGGACTCCCAGGTCGCGCACGGCGACCGTGACCAGCCGGACGATCTCCTCGTCGGTGAGCAGGTCGGGCTTGGCCAGCCACTGCAGGCCCTCCTCCGGCATGCAGTAGGTGCAGCGCAGGTTGCACCGGTCCGTGAGGGAGACCCGCAGGTCGACGGCCTGGCGTCCGAAGGTGTCGAGCAGCACGTGCGTCCTTCCCGAGATGCGGCCGGCCCGGCCACCGTCACGGCGGGCCGGGCCAGCATAGTCATCGCGGGACGATCAATGAGCACCCAGTCCGGTCAGCGAGCGGACCTCCAGTTCAGCGTACTTCTCCGGGTCGGGGCGTTCGGCGGACAGCAGGGTGCCGAGCCAGCCGGCCAGGAACCCGATCGGGATGGAGACCAGGCCGGGGTTCTCCAGCGGGAACCAGTGGAAGTCGACGCCCTGGAAGAAGGAGTTCTTGGCCCCGGACAGCACCGGGGAGAACACCACCAGCACCACCGAGGAGATCAGCCCGGCGTAGACGGAGCTGACCGCGCCGACGGTGGTGAAGCGCTTCCAGAACAGCGAGTAGAGCAGGGTGGGCAGGTTCGCCGAGGCGGCCACCGCGAAGGCCAGCGCCACCAGGGCCGCGGTGCTGAGCTTGCCCGCGTAGAGGCTGAGCACGATGGCGACCGCGCCGATCGCCACCGCGGCCCACTTCGCCGAGCGCACCTCTTCCTTCTCGCTCGCCTTCCCGCGCCGGATCACGTTGGCGTACAGGTCATGGGCGAAGGAGGCCGAGGAGGCGAGGGTGAGCCCGGCCACCACGGCGAGGATGGTGGCGAAGGCGACCGCCGAGATCACCGCGAGCATGATCGCCCCGCCGGTGCTGCCGGCCCCGCCGCCGAGTTGCTCCGCGAGGAGCGGCGCCGCGGTGTTCCCGGACGGCGTCTTGCCCTCGACGGCGACCATGCCGCTGCGGCCGACCAGCGCCGCCGCGCCGAAGCCGAGCGCCAGGGTCATCAGGTAGAAGACGCCGATGATGCCGATCGCCCAGAGCACGGACTTCCGGGCCGTCTTGGCGGTGGGGACGGTGTAGAAGCGGACCAGGATGTGCGGCAGGCCGGCGGTGCCGAGCACCAGGGCGATCCCGAGGCTGATGAAGTCGAGCTTGGAGGTGCCGGTGGCCCCGTACTTCAGCCCTGGTTCGAGGAAGGCCGAGCCCTTGCCGCTCGCGGAGGCGGCCGCGCCGAGCAGTTCCGAGGGGTTGAAGTGGTACTTGGCGAGCACCAGGACGGTCATCAGCGCGGCGCCGGCGATCAGCAGCACCGCCTTGACGATCTGCACCCAGGTGGTGCCCTTCATGCCCCCTATCACCACGTAGATGATCATCAGCGCGCCCACCGCGAGGATCGTCCAGCGCTTGGCGGCGTCCCCGGTGACGCCCAGCAACAGGGCCACCAGCGCCCCGGCGCCGACCATCTGGGCGAGCAGGTAGAAGATCGACACCACGATGGTGGAGATGCCCGCCGCGGTGCGCACGGGGCGCTGGCGCATCCGGAACGCGAGGACGTCCGCCATGGTGAACCGGCCGGAGTTGCGCAGCGGCTCGGCGATCAGCAGCAGCGCGACCAGCCAGGCGACCAGGAAGCCGATCGAGTACAGGAAGCCGTCGTAGCCGTTGAGCGCGATCAGCCCGGCGATACCGAGGAAGGAGGCGGCGGACATGTAGTCGCCGGAGATGGCCAGGCCGTTCTGGAAGCCGGTGAAGCCGCGGCCCCCGGCGTAGAAGTCGGCGGCGCTGCGGTTCTGCCGCCCGGCCCAGACGGTGATGACCAGGGTGGCCACCACGAAGACGCCGAACAGGGTCATCGTCAGGGCGCGGTGCTCGGTGGCGGAGCTGGCGATCAATGTCATTCGGCAGACTCCCGGGGGGCGTGGACGACGGCGCCGTGCGCCTCGCGGATCGCGGTGGCGGCCGGGTCGATCCGCCGGTCCGCGTAGCGGGCGTACCAGGCGGCGATGGCGAAGGTGGTGGCGAACTGCAGC
The genomic region above belongs to Streptomyces sp. 1331.2 and contains:
- the moaA gene encoding GTP 3',8-cyclase MoaA is translated as MLLDTFGRQAVDLRVSLTDRCNLRCTYCMPEEGLQWLAKPDLLTDEEIVRLVTVAVRDLGVREVRFTGGEPLLRPGLVAVVAACSELEPRPELSLTTNGIGLARTATALREAGLDRVNVSLDTLDPEVFHTLTRRHRHQDVLDGLAAAEAAGLAPVKLNAVLMRGVNDHEAADLLAWCLERGYELRFIEQMPLDAQHGWDRSSMVTATEILDLLRARFTLTPEPAARGAAPAERWLVDGGPGRVGVIASVTRPFCRACDRTRLTADGQVRNCLFATGETDLRSALRSGADDAELAALWRAAMWGKKAGAGIDDPEFLQPERPMSAIGG
- a CDS encoding solute symporter family protein, encoding MTLIASSATEHRALTMTLFGVFVVATLVITVWAGRQNRSAADFYAGGRGFTGFQNGLAISGDYMSAASFLGIAGLIALNGYDGFLYSIGFLVAWLVALLLIAEPLRNSGRFTMADVLAFRMRQRPVRTAAGISTIVVSIFYLLAQMVGAGALVALLLGVTGDAAKRWTILAVGALMIIYVVIGGMKGTTWVQIVKAVLLIAGAALMTVLVLAKYHFNPSELLGAAASASGKGSAFLEPGLKYGATGTSKLDFISLGIALVLGTAGLPHILVRFYTVPTAKTARKSVLWAIGIIGVFYLMTLALGFGAAALVGRSGMVAVEGKTPSGNTAAPLLAEQLGGGAGSTGGAIMLAVISAVAFATILAVVAGLTLASSASFAHDLYANVIRRGKASEKEEVRSAKWAAVAIGAVAIVLSLYAGKLSTAALVALAFAVAASANLPTLLYSLFWKRFTTVGAVSSVYAGLISSVVLVVFSPVLSGAKNSFFQGVDFHWFPLENPGLVSIPIGFLAGWLGTLLSAERPDPEKYAELEVRSLTGLGAH